In Flavobacterium sp. GSB-24, the genomic window AAAAGAAATTAGATTCGGTCCTCAAACTGATGAGCATGATTATGAGTTCAAAAGAAAGAACGCTGAAAAATTCTTAAAAGAAGGAGCTAAATTAAAAGCTTTCGTTTTCTTTAAAGGACGTTCTATTATTTACAAAGATCAAGGTCAGATTCTATTATTACGTCTTGCTCAAGATTTAGAAGAACATGGTAAAGTTGAAGCTATGCCTGTTTTGGAAGGAAAGAGAATGATTATGTTCATTGCTCCGAAGAAAAAGAAGTAGTTCTCAGTTTATAGTCTCAGTGTTCAGTTCTGAACTTGAAACTACAAACTTGAAACAAAAAAATAAGTAAGTAAGAATAAATTAAAACACTAGGAAAAATGCCTAAAATGAAAACAAAATCTAGCGCTAAGAAACGTTTTAAAGTTACTGGCTCTGGAAAGATTAAAAGAAAGCATGCTTTTAAAAGTCATATCTTGACTAAAAAATCTAAAAAACGTAAATTAGCTTTGACACACTCAGCGCTAGTTCACTCTACAGATATGAAAAGCATCAAACAACAATTAAGAATTATCTAATAATTCTTTAGGTTAAAAAATTATTTATATAACCTTGGAGTATGGCTTTCAAGTTCCTTTGATTCAATTCAGGACGCCTGCTACAAAAACACATTTAAAATTATGCCAAGATCGGTAAATTCAGTTGCTAAAAGAGCAAGAAGAAAAAAAATAATGAAGCAAGCCAAAGGTTTCTTTGGTAGACGTAAAAACGTTTGGACAGTTGCTAAGAACGCGGTAGAGAAAGCAATGAGCTATGCTTACCGTGACAGAAAACAGAATAAAAGAAATTTCCGTTCATTATGGATTCAACGTATCAACGCTGGAGCTAGATTAGAAGGAATGTCTTATTCTCAATTCATGGGAAAAGTTAAAGCTAACGGAATCGAATTGAACCGTAAAGTTCTTGCAGATTTAGCTATGAACCACCCAGAAGCTTTCAAAGCAATACTTAATAAAGTAAAATAAACGTTTTATAAACTCAATTTAGATTACTTACTTATCATAAAAAAACCATCCTTTAAGCGGGATGGTTTTTTGTTTTTATACAGCTGCTATAATTTTATTAGTTTATGAATTAAAATATTAGATTAAATTTACTTAAAACTATAATCTCAAATGCACAATACAATTTTAGATCATATCCAGAAGTTTGTTCCACTCGAGCCATCCGAAATTGACATACTTGAATCATGCTTAACTATAACACAGATTAAGAAAAAGAATCTAGTTTTACAAGAAGGGCAAGTTTGCAATACTATGTATTTTATTGTAAAAGGATGCATGCGTCAGTATATTATCAATTCTAAAGGGACAGAACAAACGTTACAATTCGCCATTGAAAACTGGTGGATAACAGATTATTTAAGCTACCACAATCACATACCCTCTCATTTCTACATTCAAGCAGTTGAAACTACTGAAGTTATTGCAATTGAAAAATCAGTTTTAGAGTCACTGCTTGCGCAAATTCCGAACCTTGAAAGATACTTTCGAATTGTAGCTCAAAAAGCATTTGGCGCCGCGCAGATGAGAATTAAATTTCTATTTACAATGTCTGCAGAAGAACGATATAACCATTTTAATAATCTAAATCCAGATTTTGTACAAAGGGTTCCTCAATACATGCTTGCCTCCTATTTAGATTTTTCAGCTGAATTTATGAGTAAAATAAGAGCTGGAAAAGTGTGATCTTAATTTCTTGAAGTAGTTCAAGTTTTTAAAAGTATGCATTACTGACCTTTGTAATGAACTTTTAAAACATATAAAAATGAAACCAAGAATTGTTATCCCGAATGTTGCTCCAGACGCTTATCAAGCTTTAATGAATTTAGAGAAATATATTTCTACTACCTCACTAACTCCAGTACATAAAGAATTAATTAAGATTCGTGCATCGCAAATCAATGGCTGTGCATTTTGTATAAATATGCATACCGCTGACGCTAGAAAACATGGAATTTCTGAACAGAGAATCTACCTAATAAGTGCATGGCGTGAAGCTGATGTTTATACGGAAGAAGAAAAAGCAATTTTAGCTTTGACCGAACAGGTAACCCAAATTAGCAATCATGTTTCTGATGAAGTTTACCAAAACGCAGCACAATTTTTTGACGAAAAATATCTTGCTGAAATCATCCTTGCCATTATCACAATTAACTCTTGGAATAGACTTGCTATTACAACTGGGTTGAGAGCTGTATAATTTATAAGGATAAATTTACAAGCCTAAAACTCTGCAAAGCCCTTTGTTTAAAAGGGCTTTTTGTATTTATCTATAAATGAGAATTAAAAAAATCGTAATTTAAAAATAATTAAAAATACCGTATTTATACTCTTTTGAGATTTCTATAAATATTTATTTTTGGCACATGATTCCAAAAAGAGCGCAAATAATTACTTGTTTAATAACTGCTTTGTTAATGCTTACATCTTGTCGAAAGCAAAATGTCGATAGCTCAAAAAAAATAAACAGAGAAATCGAAATTAAGGAGATCATAAGTAAAGCAAATAAGTTTTACAATAATTATAATAATACTGACAGCGCTTTTTTCTACTACAACAAAGCAAGAGTTGCCTGCAATCTTAAAAAAGATCTTAAAAGTTATGTTTCTTGCATGTACTACATGGCCGAAATCCAACAAGACCATGAAGATTTTGTTGGAAGCATTAAAACAGCAATGGAAACAGTTCCGCTTTTAGATGAATTAAACAACTCTGATTATATATGGAATATCTATAGTGTTTTGGGAAGGAATTATTATTACACCTATGACTATCCAACTGCAATATATTATTACTCTAAAGCTTTTACGTTAAAAACTAATAAAATAAATAAACTCGAAGCAAAAAATAATATCGCTGTTATTTACATAAAACAACAAAAGTTCGACAAAGCACTTCCTATTTTTGTTTCAATCAGTAATGAAAAAATCGTACAACAAAATCCTGAAAACTATTCTAAAATATTAGATTATATAGGTTATTGTTATTATAAACTCAAGAATTCAAAAGCATTGATTTTTTTTGAAATGAGTTTAAAAATAAAGTCTAAAGCAAATTATATAGAGGGTTTAGGCAGGACCTACTATAATCTCGCCGAATACTATCAAAATGATAAAGCCGATTTAGCAATGAAATATGCAAAATTAAGTTATAAAAACTATACACTATCGGGCAATACTGACGACCGCTTACTTGCTTTAAAATTTATCATAGAAAATAGTTCTGATATTGATTCAAAAAAAAATGCTCTACTTTACACAAGAGTAATAGATAGTATTTTTGAAGTAAGACAAAGAGCTAAAAATCAATTTGCAAAAATTAAATATGACTCAAAAAAAGAAAAAGAAGAGAACTTAAAATTAAAAGCTCAAAAAATTAAAAATAAACTTCAAATAGTAAAACAGCAAAGCAAAAACATTGTATCATATATCATAATCGTATTAGCCTCATGCCTAATTGTTTTTCTTTATTTTTTTTTAACACTACGAAATAATCGTCAAAAAATTGAAGCAACTTATCAGAGCGAAATCAGAATTTCAAAAAAATTGCATGATGAATTAGCTAATGATATTTACCACACAATGGCATTTGTCGAAAACAGAAATCTTACTTCTCCAGAAAACAGAAATCATTTATTAAAAAAACTAGACAATATCTACTCCCGAACAAAAAATATTTCTAAAGACAATACTCCTGCCATTAGCGATCACAATTATGTAGCTTCGCTAAAAGATATGATATCAGGATTTGACACTCCAAATATTAATATTTTAATAAATGGTCTCAATACTATTAACTGGGATAAAATTAATGAAGATAAAAAAACATCCATTTACCGAACTATACAGGAATTGTTCGTAAATATGAAAAAGCATAGTGATGCAAGTTTAGCAGCAATAACATTTAAAGTACTGGAGAATATTATAATTATCACTTACACGGATAACGGAAAAGGAATCGATAAAAATAAAATGATATTAAGAAATGGTTTGAGCAATATTGAGAATCGAATTCATGCTGTTAGAGGTGATACTGAAATTCATTCCGGTTTAGGAAAAGGTTTTAAGGTTATAATTAAAGTTCCAGTATAATGATTAAGAACTTGTTTCTATTTCGCTTTTTTCAAAAAAAACACATTATATTTTGCTTGCTAATCTTCGGTATAATTTTGGCAACGATCTTTTATATACAGCTTTCTAAGGCAAAAAACGATAAAGTACTACACATCAACACCGATCGTTCAGTTGCAATTAAACAAATGATGGAAAAATCTAATGCTTTTTGGTATTCAGGAAAAAATGATAGTGCCCTTTTTTATTTCAATAGAACACAATTGTTATGTTACCCAAAAGCAGATTATGCAGATTATTATGTTGGTTCATTAAACAATATGGTCGAAATTCTCCAACAAAATGGTAATTATAACGAAGCAGAAACCACACTTATAAAAGCATTCCCTTACTTAGAAAAAACTACCAATGTAAAATATGCCGTTAACGCTTATACCTTCATGGCTTACAACTATTTGTATATGTACGATTATGAAAAAGCGTTGTATTATCATAGAAAAGCATTAAAAAAAGCAATCTCTACATTTAGGAAAGCGAGAATATTGTCTGAAATTGCATTTGCATATATGCACCAGAAAAAATATCAAGAGGCGGTAAATTTATTAGAACCTATATCTAAGTGCAAGATTGCAGATAAAATCACCCCTTCAAATACAAATGCTCAACGTGCAGCTATTCTATATAATCTAGGTCTTTCTTACTTAAGACTAGGAGACCACAAAGATGAGGCATTGAAATGCTTTAACGAAAGCCTAGAATTAACCCTAAAACTCAATGACGATTATGAATTAATCGGCAACTACTACGCTTTTTATTTGTTTTATTCAAAATACCACAATCCTGTATTAAAAAAAATTAACGCAGAAAAAGCTTACTATTGTGCAAAAAGCGCAAAATCTGTAACAAATGAAATCAACATGTTAGCTTCCCTAATCGAAGCGGATAATGCTGAAAATTCAAAAAAACACTGGAAAGTTTATAGTAAAAAAATTGACAGTCTTATTGTTAGCAGAAAAAAAGCAAAAAATCAATTTGCCAATATAATATACGATTCTAAAAAAGACAAAGAAGAAAATTTAGAGCTCAAAACTCAAAAATTAGAAAATGAATTAGAGCTGCAGAGACAAAAAAACAGAAGCTTTATTTCTTACATTATCATATCTTTCTCCATTTTCATATTGCTTTTTTTAATCTTTTATATAACCTCAAAAGGCAAAAGGGAAAAAAAAGATATCATATATAAAAGTGAAATGCGAATTTCAAATAAATTACATGATGAACTTGCCATAAATGTCCACCAAACTTTATTATTCGCAGAAGATAATGATCTGGAAAATGAAGAAAATAAAGAAAAATTACTTTATCACTTGAATAACATTTACTCAAAAACACGAAACATTTCAAAAGAAAATAGTCAAATTCCAACAGATGATCGATATGTAGCAATTTTAAAAGAAATGATTTCAGAGTATAGATCTAAAGATGTCAATATTATCCTAAATGGTTTTGATGTCGTTTTTTGGAATACAATCGAAAAAAATAGAAAAATAATACTCTATAGAATTTTACAGGAGCTTTTATTTAATATGAAAAAGCATAGCGATGCAACTTTGATAAGCATTATACTAAAAATAAATAACAAAAGCCTTACTGTAGTATGCACTGATAACAGTACTGAAATTACGACTAAAGATACAATTTTAGAAAAAAGACTACAAAATGTGGAAAACCGTATTAAAACAATAAAAGGAACTATTAATTTTGACAAAAATACAGAAAGAGGTTTTAAAATAAGTTTCACATTCCCTATATAAGATTTAAATATGTTTAAAAAAGTTTTAGTTGCCGAAGATTTAGACAGTATCAGCATCGCTGTAGTTCAAGTTCTGGAAGAATTAGAGGTTCCGGTAATTGACCATGTAAAATATTGTGATGAAGGTTTACTCAAAGTAAAAAAAGCTTTATTGGAAAAAGAGCCTTACGATCTCTTAATTACCGATTTGTCATTTAAATTAGATCATAGAAAAGCCGACTTAACAAGTGGAGACGAACTAATTGAGGCTGTAAATCATGTTCAGCCTGAATTAAAAAAAATTGTTTTTTCTATCGAAGATAAAAGCTATAGAATCAAAACTCTTTTTAATGAATTGGGTATTAATGCATACGTTTCTAAAGGACGAAACAGTATGACTGAGCTAAAGAATGCCGTTGAAAGCACATACAATAATGAGGAAAGAATACTTTCTTCTGATTTATCTTTTAGCTTTAATGATAAATCTTTGATTGAAATTGAATCATATGACATTTCGATCTTAAAACTTCTTTCACAAGGATATATTTTAGAAAGTATTTCTAAAGAATTTAAAGATTTATCTATTACTCCTAATGGAACGAGCAGTATTGAGAAGAGAATCAATAAATTAAAAATATATTTTAAAGCAAATAATAATGTGCATCTAATTGCAATAGCTAAAGATTTTGGCCTAGTATAAATTGATGAGCTTTACGGTTTTCCGTAAGGATTACAACTTTGATAGATATACATTTGTAAATAACCTACTAACCTTCTAATGAAACCAAAAAATAAAGCTATTATTTTATTTGCAAAAATTAACACAACTCAAAATAAAATTATTATGAAAACAATGCTTCTTTGCCTTTTTTTATCAATTAGTTTTGCTTTAGTTTCTGAAAAAACAGGCTGGCTGGAAATCGATTGGAAAATAATTTTTATTCCAGCTTTACTTGTTTTACAAATCATCATTATTGGTACTGCCTTAAAAAACAGATATAAAAAACACTAGGTAATTCTAAGAGAGGTATGATATTCATATTATAGGAAATATCTATATTTGATTTCATTTTTAATTGTACATGAAAAACGTTCTAAGCCTTCTCTTACTATTATTTACATTTTTATCATTTGCTCAAACCAAAGTTCTATCTTGGAATATCGAAAATTTTGGTAAGTCAAAATCCGATATTGAGCTAAATTATATTGCTAAACAAATTTCAACTTACGACATAATTGCAATTCAAGAGGTAGTCGCTGGAAATGGCGGTGCCCAAAGCGTCGCTAAACTTTCTGAACTACTAAATCAAAAAGGATTTAAATGGAATTATAGTATCAGTGATCCTACAGCGAGCAGTAGTTATAAAACTGAGCGATACGCTTATATTTGGAAAACAAACAAGGTCAAATTGAAAAATAAGCCTTGGCTCGAGAAAAAATACAACTTAGAAATTGACCGAGAACCTTATTTTGCTACTTTCGAGATTAATAAAAAAGCGATCACTCTGGTTAATTTTCATGCTATAACTAAAAAAAAACAGCCCGAAACTGAAATTAAATATTTTAAATTCTTACCAAATCAATATCCGAATTTAAACTTGGTTTTTTTAGGTGACTTCAATTGTCCCGAAAAACATACTGTTTTTAATCCGTTAAAAGGAATGGGGTATTTATCGGTATTCAAAAATCAAAAAACCACACTTAAGCAAAAATGTAAAAACAATGTCTGTCTAGCTTCTGAGTTTGACAACATATTTTACAAAGATTCCAATTTAAAGCTTATTAATTCAGGAGTTATTAAATTCTACGAAGATTATGATTCTCTACAAAATGCTAGAAGAGTTTCTGATCATATTCCGGTTTGGTTTGAATTCTCCTTAAACTAAAATTAGGTTTTAAGCTTCTTTTTTCTAGCAGCAGGAAATAATACATTATTCAAAATTAATCTGTATCCTGGAGAATTAGGATGCAAATCTAACACAGTCGGCGGATCTCCTACTTGATGTTGAAAATCTTCTGGATCATGGCCTCCAAAAAAAGTAAACATCCCTTTTCCTTTTTCACCATGAATATATCTAGATTCTCCATTTAATTCGCAAGTTCCCATTATGAGAACATTAGATTTTATTAATGAAGTATCAAAAGAAGTCGTTTGTCCCATAAAACCTTTTACTAATTGCGTATGATTTTGACACAACATACTAGGAATTGGATCCCATTTTGCAGAAAATTCCATTAAAGTAAAATAATCCTTATCCATCACGATACGCCTTTTGGTAGTCATATCGATATCTGAAAATTCATAAACTTCAGGTTTTCTTTCTAAAGTAAAGTTTTTAAAAGCAAAAGAATTATTATAATTTAGTTTTGACTGGTAATTTGATTCACTTGGATCACCATCAAACATTGTTTCGCAAATATCTACTCCGTCTGCTGCAAGTGCAATATCAAAACTATCCGTTGCAGAACACATTGCAAACATAAAACCACCACCAATAACAAAATCTCTAATTTTGTTGGCAACAGCACCTTTTTCTTGAGATACCTTATCATATCCTAATTTTGCTGCAAGTGCTTCAGCATCTTTTTTCTGATCGATATACCAAGGGGTATTTTTATATGCAGCGTAAAATTTTCCATACTGACCTGTAAAATCTTCATGATGTAAATGCAGCCAATCGTATAACAAAAGCTGGTCGCTTAATACTTCTTCGTCATAAATTGGTGTAAACGGAATTTCGGCATAAGTTAAAACCAGCGTTACAGCATCGTCCCACGGTTGTTTCCCTTTTGGTGTGTATACTGCAATCTTTGGAGCTTTTTCTAAAATTACCGACTCCATATTTTGAGAAGGACTCGAAATTTCATTTAAGATAGAAGTTTGTTCACTATCTGAAATTACTTCAAAGCTAACTCCCCTAATTTTACATTCTTTTCTAATCTCCTCAGCATCTGGCAACAAAAAAGAACCACCACGATAATTTAAAAGCCAGCTTGCTTTGTAATCTCTGCTTAAACACCAATATGTTATACCATAAGCCTTTAAGTGATTTTGCTGTGTAGTTTCGTCCATCGGAATTAAGATAAACGATGCTCGAGCACTAAATGTAATTAGTAGTATAAAAATGTAGAATAAACTCCTATTCATCCGAAAATTATTTTAGTAAAGATATAAAGGAAGAATCTAAAAAAAGAATCGTGAGATTTTTTTCTGGCATAATAGAATGTTAAATATAAAAACAGGGGTAAATACCTGATTTACAATATTAAAAAAAACAGGTAAAAACACCTATAGTGTGGCAAAATATTCTATATACATTTGCTATCCCAGGTCATAAAACTAATCAATGCAAAAAAAATCAACCACCATGAAGTTTAATGATAGTAATAACCAAGAAAAGGGTATGAATATAATTCAAAAAATAGGTCTATGTGTTCTTGTCATAACAATCATCTTATATTACGTATTGTCAATTCAATTTTTGACAGCGTAATATTTTAAATTGTTAGAACAGCTAAGTCATTTTGAATGGCGTATACTACTAAGCCTGCAATATTTCGTGATTCTGTTTTGAGCAGTAAATTATTTCTGTGTCCTTCTATAGTTCTTGGACTTAAAAAAAGATGATCTGCAATTTCTGCAGTTGTTTTCTGCTGACAGATCAATTGCAGGATTTCCACTTCACGAGGAGAAAGAAAATTAGTTTCTAAACCGCCTTTTGAATTCTTAGGAGAAACTATTGTTTCTTGAATTGTTTTTAAAACGCTTTCGTTATAATAAAATCCTTTTGCAGCTACTTCATTAATAGTGTGTATTAAATCTTTTGGGGTGGTATTTTTTATTAAATAAGCAACCGCACCTACCTGAATCATATTGGCAATAAATGATTTTGTATCATAACTTGTCAGAGCAATGATCTTAATGTCTGGAAACGATTTCCTTATAATTTTTGTAGCTTCGACACCATTTAAAACTGGCATCTTTAAATCCATTATAATAATGTCGGGCTTAATTTCATTTTTATTTAACTGAGAAATAAGTTCATCTCCGTTTGAAGCTTCAAAAAGAACATCAAAATTTTCTTCTCTCTGCAATAAAAAAGAAATTCCTTTTCGAAACAAAATTTCATCATCGACTAGGGCAATTTTAATAGCAGCATTCATTTAATTTGATTTTGGTCGTTTGTTTTGGTATGCCGAATTTACGAAATATCATTTATAAAAAGTCCATTTAGCTTGTTTTATTGAGTAAAAATCTTATTTTAATAGAAAAACTAGATTAAAAAGTAAAATTTACTGCGATTCCGTTATTAATTTCAGAAGTAATTTTTATAGTTCCTTCCAAAAACGATATACGGCTGTCAATATTTTTCATTCCAAGTCCTTTTTGATTTTCAGCATTTGCACTATCAAAACCAACTCCATTATCTTCATAATCACAAATATTTATTCCATCTCTATTAATAAATGAAATCCATATTTCTGTTGCTTTTCCATGTCGCATTGAATTATTCATCAACTCTTGTAAAATTCTAAAAACATGTAAATGTCGATCGATATCTTTATCATCAAAATCGATTTCATTTTTATAATGTGTTTTTACAGATTTACTAGTTTCAAATTCTTCACACAACTCTTCTATACCAGCATTTAAACCGAATTTTTCAAAAACCGGCGGTAATAAATTATGAGCTATTTTTCTAGAATTTTCTAATGCCTTCGTTGTTAAATTAATGATGTTCTCTGTAATTTCTGCCGTTTCTGTTTCCGTAAGATTAGGAGCAGTAAGTAAATGACTGTTGAGAGAAACAATATTTAATTTTGAACTAATATCATCATGAAGGTCTTGTGCAATTCTTTTACGTTCTTCTTCTTGAGTAATTATAATCGCATGGAGCTGTTCTTTTTGATATTGAAGGACTAAGTCTTTTTTCTCTAATTCTTTTTGAATGATTTTTTTTCGGGAATAGTAAAAGAATATAATTAATGCAACTGCAACAACTATAAAAAAAAGGGATATATATAATATAATTGCAACTAGCTCTTTATCAGGAATTGAATGGGTGTTCATATGTATTTATTTATGGTACACAATTACAGACTAACCTTGTAAAACTTTTTTTCTTGAAAAACTGACCTTCCATTCGTACATAATAAAAAGATAATAGACTATATTTAAAAATGCATTAAACATCCAGCTTAAATATTTTACATCGTTATTCAAGGTAGAAGTAAGATTACCTATAATAAACAATACTGTACTTGACAGTAAATAAATGATTATTCCCATACTTGCATAGTAATATGTTTTATTTTCGGTAAGCATATTATAGAAATGAAGTAATGCAAAAACAACAATCAACAATGATGTTAATGTAATTTCAAATAAATTAAATTTCAAAAATTCCTGTGGATCATTAACAAATTGTATTGTTAGTACAAGCAAAGCCACAATAAGACTAACTTTTACAAATTGTTTTTGGATTTTTATTTTTAAAATTGAATAATAAAACAAACCCAGAAATATCATTTGACCTATAAAAAAAGTATTTACGAGAAATAAATTATTCATTTTAAGGTGAAAGAGTGTCTCCATTGATATTTGCATAAGAAATGCAAAAGCTAGGTAACTAACAAAAAAAACATTAGCTTTTTCCTTTCGGAAAAAGCTATATGCATATAATATTAGATTAATTAATAAAATGGAATAACCTGAATATATTAAAAAATCAGCCATTATTTTTTACTTAAAATATTTAAAATTAAAATGGAGGGCTCGGACGTGAACCATCATAAACAACATCTCCTCCGTTTTCAACGCCGTCACCAGGTCCGTAAACATCAACGTACTTACCAGTTTTTTCGTCGTATTTAGCACCAACAAAAAGTAAAGTTTTTTCATTATCATCATTAATACCAATATATGCACGAACAGCTTCGGTATTAAGTTTTAAAACCAGTTCTAAACTTTCTCTTGGTATCAAATAAGATTTAACTTTTTTCGCACGATCTTCGACAGTAGTATCGTCGTCATACTTTTTCTCCCATTCTTTGGCAGTAGACAAGGGAACCCTGATAGGCCCTGGAAAAGCTTCTTCATTCATAATTTAAATTTGTTATTGGTTAATAATCTAAAAAAAATTAATAGTTTATAATTGGTTTGGCTAAACTACTGATTTTAATTAAAAAATTAACATTCAAACATAAAAAAAGCCTTAAAATTAAGGCTTTTATATTTTATTAGAATGGAACATCGCTGTCATCATCATCATCGTTCAAATTACTTCCAAAAGCTTCATTAGCCGAAGGTAAATTTTTGGTTATAAAAGGGTTATCATCATGATTCATTTTTGAAGGTAAATCATCATAACCTCCCGTAAAGTCTTCTAAATTATCGAACTTACCAAGATGTCCAAGGAATTTCAAACGAATATTCTCCAAACCACCATTACGGTGTTTGGCTATAATAAATTCTGCCTGACCAGCTGTAGATGATTGTTCGTCATCATCCCATTCTTCAATTTTATAATATTCAGGACGATAAATAAACGATACGATATCGGCATCCTGCTCAATCGCTCCAGATTCACGAAGATCCGAAAGTAAAGGTCTTTTACTAGATCCACGCGTTTCAACGGCACGCGACAACTGCGAAAGTGCAATAACCGGCACGTTTAGCTCTTTTGCCAAAGCCTTTAAGTTTCGGGAAATTGTAGAGATCTCCTGCTCACGGTTTCCTCCCCCTTTACCACTACCTCCAGCAGTCATTAACTGCAAGTAGTCAATAATAATTAATTTAATTCCGTGCTGTGAAGCCAAACGACGACATTTTGCACGTAAATCGAATATCGAAAGCGAAGGTGTATCATCAATAA contains:
- a CDS encoding ATP-binding protein; protein product: MLTSCRKQNVDSSKKINREIEIKEIISKANKFYNNYNNTDSAFFYYNKARVACNLKKDLKSYVSCMYYMAEIQQDHEDFVGSIKTAMETVPLLDELNNSDYIWNIYSVLGRNYYYTYDYPTAIYYYSKAFTLKTNKINKLEAKNNIAVIYIKQQKFDKALPIFVSISNEKIVQQNPENYSKILDYIGYCYYKLKNSKALIFFEMSLKIKSKANYIEGLGRTYYNLAEYYQNDKADLAMKYAKLSYKNYTLSGNTDDRLLALKFIIENSSDIDSKKNALLYTRVIDSIFEVRQRAKNQFAKIKYDSKKEKEENLKLKAQKIKNKLQIVKQQSKNIVSYIIIVLASCLIVFLYFFLTLRNNRQKIEATYQSEIRISKKLHDELANDIYHTMAFVENRNLTSPENRNHLLKKLDNIYSRTKNISKDNTPAISDHNYVASLKDMISGFDTPNINILINGLNTINWDKINEDKKTSIYRTIQELFVNMKKHSDASLAAITFKVLENIIIITYTDNGKGIDKNKMILRNGLSNIENRIHAVRGDTEIHSGLGKGFKVIIKVPV
- a CDS encoding response regulator; the encoded protein is MFKKVLVAEDLDSISIAVVQVLEELEVPVIDHVKYCDEGLLKVKKALLEKEPYDLLITDLSFKLDHRKADLTSGDELIEAVNHVQPELKKIVFSIEDKSYRIKTLFNELGINAYVSKGRNSMTELKNAVESTYNNEERILSSDLSFSFNDKSLIEIESYDISILKLLSQGYILESISKEFKDLSITPNGTSSIEKRINKLKIYFKANNNVHLIAIAKDFGLV
- a CDS encoding asparagine synthetase B, whose product is MNRSLFYIFILLITFSARASFILIPMDETTQQNHLKAYGITYWCLSRDYKASWLLNYRGGSFLLPDAEEIRKECKIRGVSFEVISDSEQTSILNEISSPSQNMESVILEKAPKIAVYTPKGKQPWDDAVTLVLTYAEIPFTPIYDEEVLSDQLLLYDWLHLHHEDFTGQYGKFYAAYKNTPWYIDQKKDAEALAAKLGYDKVSQEKGAVANKIRDFVIGGGFMFAMCSATDSFDIALAADGVDICETMFDGDPSESNYQSKLNYNNSFAFKNFTLERKPEVYEFSDIDMTTKRRIVMDKDYFTLMEFSAKWDPIPSMLCQNHTQLVKGFMGQTTSFDTSLIKSNVLIMGTCELNGESRYIHGEKGKGMFTFFGGHDPEDFQHQVGDPPTVLDLHPNSPGYRLILNNVLFPAARKKKLKT
- the infC gene encoding translation initiation factor IF-3 → MNNLIRVPEVRLVGENIEPGVFKIAEALRLADQFELDLVEISPNAEPPVCKIMDYKKFVYEQKKRDKALKAKSSQVVVKEIRFGPQTDEHDYEFKRKNAEKFLKEGAKLKAFVFFKGRSIIYKDQGQILLLRLAQDLEEHGKVEAMPVLEGKRMIMFIAPKKKK
- the rpmI gene encoding 50S ribosomal protein L35; translation: MPKMKTKSSAKKRFKVTGSGKIKRKHAFKSHILTKKSKKRKLALTHSALVHSTDMKSIKQQLRII
- a CDS encoding tetratricopeptide repeat-containing sensor histidine kinase, translating into MYDYEKALYYHRKALKKAISTFRKARILSEIAFAYMHQKKYQEAVNLLEPISKCKIADKITPSNTNAQRAAILYNLGLSYLRLGDHKDEALKCFNESLELTLKLNDDYELIGNYYAFYLFYSKYHNPVLKKINAEKAYYCAKSAKSVTNEINMLASLIEADNAENSKKHWKVYSKKIDSLIVSRKKAKNQFANIIYDSKKDKEENLELKTQKLENELELQRQKNRSFISYIIISFSIFILLFLIFYITSKGKREKKDIIYKSEMRISNKLHDELAINVHQTLLFAEDNDLENEENKEKLLYHLNNIYSKTRNISKENSQIPTDDRYVAILKEMISEYRSKDVNIILNGFDVVFWNTIEKNRKIILYRILQELLFNMKKHSDATLISIILKINNKSLTVVCTDNSTEITTKDTILEKRLQNVENRIKTIKGTINFDKNTERGFKISFTFPI
- a CDS encoding endonuclease/exonuclease/phosphatase family protein, which codes for MKNVLSLLLLLFTFLSFAQTKVLSWNIENFGKSKSDIELNYIAKQISTYDIIAIQEVVAGNGGAQSVAKLSELLNQKGFKWNYSISDPTASSSYKTERYAYIWKTNKVKLKNKPWLEKKYNLEIDREPYFATFEINKKAITLVNFHAITKKKQPETEIKYFKFLPNQYPNLNLVFLGDFNCPEKHTVFNPLKGMGYLSVFKNQKTTLKQKCKNNVCLASEFDNIFYKDSNLKLINSGVIKFYEDYDSLQNARRVSDHIPVWFEFSLN
- the rplT gene encoding 50S ribosomal protein L20; this translates as MPRSVNSVAKRARRKKIMKQAKGFFGRRKNVWTVAKNAVEKAMSYAYRDRKQNKRNFRSLWIQRINAGARLEGMSYSQFMGKVKANGIELNRKVLADLAMNHPEAFKAILNKVK
- a CDS encoding carboxymuconolactone decarboxylase family protein — encoded protein: MKPRIVIPNVAPDAYQALMNLEKYISTTSLTPVHKELIKIRASQINGCAFCINMHTADARKHGISEQRIYLISAWREADVYTEEEKAILALTEQVTQISNHVSDEVYQNAAQFFDEKYLAEIILAIITINSWNRLAITTGLRAV
- a CDS encoding Crp/Fnr family transcriptional regulator; this translates as MHNTILDHIQKFVPLEPSEIDILESCLTITQIKKKNLVLQEGQVCNTMYFIVKGCMRQYIINSKGTEQTLQFAIENWWITDYLSYHNHIPSHFYIQAVETTEVIAIEKSVLESLLAQIPNLERYFRIVAQKAFGAAQMRIKFLFTMSAEERYNHFNNLNPDFVQRVPQYMLASYLDFSAEFMSKIRAGKV